The following are from one region of the Candidatus Marsarchaeota archaeon genome:
- a CDS encoding MFS transporter, with product MNATRENMILAVVVIGTLMASIDSTIVLLAFPAMTQALHSTIATIIWVILIYMIVVAVFSTQLGRIGDIYGRSRMFNLGFVIFTIASFLCGIAPTDISLIAFRAIQAVGGALISSNSSAIIADTFERHRIGRAYGYTSMSWNIGALLGILLGGIITTFIGYRYIFFINVPIGIAAVALGLKYIKDNNKSADRVDLPGMVALGIAIALIAYAGINYASVGVSSLNISMLVLGIIAAIAFAIIDKRVKMPTINFSMFRNRVFRNSLFASLFQGLGFMGVTFLLIMYLQGVRGYSPLYASLVLFPGYVVSGVLAPYMGKYSDKFGARPIATAGILFMIAGVLFYIFVLGVNTPIYYVVLGTIITGFGGAMFWPSNNSAVMANVTGELRGAASGTLRLFSSLGLIGSFVIAFVAAASAVSRAQAFEIFAGTSKVIGGIGDSFVRGMHVAFIALVIMLACAGIFSFVRGKENRSEKFEKHQKAD from the coding sequence ATGAACGCCACCAGAGAAAACATGATACTTGCAGTAGTGGTAATAGGAACGCTGATGGCTTCCATTGACTCTACGATAGTGCTTCTGGCATTTCCTGCTATGACTCAGGCGCTGCATTCCACAATAGCCACTATAATATGGGTCATACTAATCTACATGATAGTGGTCGCGGTCTTTTCTACACAGTTAGGCAGGATAGGCGACATATACGGAAGGAGCAGGATGTTCAATCTCGGCTTCGTTATTTTTACAATAGCATCTTTCCTGTGCGGCATTGCCCCAACAGACATAAGCCTTATAGCCTTCAGGGCCATACAGGCAGTTGGCGGAGCACTTATATCCTCAAACAGCAGCGCCATAATTGCAGATACGTTCGAGAGGCATAGGATAGGAAGGGCTTATGGCTACACGTCGATGAGCTGGAACATAGGTGCGCTACTAGGCATACTCCTTGGCGGCATAATAACCACGTTTATAGGCTACAGGTACATATTCTTTATAAACGTGCCTATAGGCATTGCCGCAGTTGCGCTCGGATTAAAGTATATAAAGGACAACAACAAGTCTGCAGATAGGGTAGACCTGCCAGGCATGGTTGCACTTGGAATCGCAATTGCCTTGATAGCTTATGCCGGCATAAACTACGCTTCAGTTGGGGTCAGCTCCCTGAATATATCAATGCTTGTTTTGGGCATAATCGCAGCAATCGCATTTGCAATCATAGACAAGAGAGTCAAGATGCCAACAATAAATTTCAGCATGTTCAGGAACAGGGTTTTCAGGAACTCATTGTTTGCATCGCTATTCCAGGGCTTGGGCTTCATGGGCGTGACGTTCCTTTTGATAATGTACCTGCAGGGCGTGCGAGGGTATTCGCCATTGTATGCATCGCTCGTGCTTTTCCCAGGGTATGTGGTAAGCGGAGTTCTTGCCCCGTACATGGGCAAATATTCAGACAAGTTCGGGGCTAGGCCCATAGCAACAGCAGGCATACTATTCATGATTGCAGGGGTGCTATTCTACATATTCGTGCTTGGAGTGAATACGCCAATTTACTATGTTGTTTTAGGGACTATAATAACAGGGTTCGGAGGGGCAATGTTCTGGCCTTCAAACAACAGCGCAGTCATGGCAAACGTCACTGGCGAGCTGCGCGGCGCTGCATCAGGCACGCTAAGGCTTTTCAGCAGCCTTGGCTTGATAGGCAGCTTCGTAATAGCATTCGTCGCAGCTGCTTCTGCAGTGTCAAGGGCTCAGGCGTTTGAGATTTTTGCAGGCACTTCAAAAGTCATCGGAGGCATTGGCGACAGCTTCGTAAGGGGCATGCACGTGGCATTTATAGCGCTTGTAATAATGCTTGCATGTGCAGGCATATTCTCGTTTGTAAGAGGCAAGGAGAACAGGAGCGAAAAATTCGAGAAGCACCAGAAAGCAGATTAA
- a CDS encoding glycosyltransferase family 2 protein, which yields MGLLLDIFIAFLFLIWLGLMLVNVAGASKKGYAYEKGHEGYSPKALVMLPCKGLDLTLSKNISSLKKQEYKNFFLIGIVDSEDDPAVKVLEEQNVDYIISSAQCSRCSGKVRAIATAMETFDDYEVYVIVDSDVEASPSLLSKLIEPLQDGKIGISTAYPLFNPIGGFWSRVKMAWGFVGNGLMESELTRFAWGGSLAFRKDLLDAEHFKAFKESVSDDIAIARSAKDKKLKIHYVKERLMQVNTNDNFSRFMEWANRQTALSISGSRKIFQYGVVIYSADILLIASSIALSIYVSPALIILFAPFVIGIAKSYMRAGKAYPDLWLIYIFTNFIYLYNLIAASRMHTITWRGGSYEL from the coding sequence ATGGGATTGCTTCTTGATATATTTATAGCGTTTCTTTTTCTGATATGGCTCGGGCTTATGCTTGTGAATGTTGCAGGTGCATCAAAAAAGGGCTACGCTTATGAAAAAGGGCATGAGGGCTATTCTCCAAAAGCCCTCGTAATGCTTCCGTGCAAAGGCTTGGACCTTACACTTTCAAAAAATATCAGCTCCTTAAAAAAGCAGGAATACAAAAATTTCTTTCTCATAGGGATAGTCGATTCGGAAGATGATCCTGCAGTAAAAGTGCTGGAAGAGCAAAATGTCGATTACATAATATCATCAGCGCAATGCTCGCGGTGCAGCGGCAAGGTGAGAGCCATTGCTACTGCAATGGAGACTTTCGATGACTACGAAGTATACGTAATAGTAGACTCTGATGTAGAGGCAAGCCCTTCCCTGCTTTCTAAGCTCATTGAGCCGCTGCAAGACGGCAAAATAGGCATTTCAACAGCATACCCCCTTTTCAATCCTATTGGCGGCTTTTGGTCAAGGGTCAAAATGGCGTGGGGCTTTGTCGGAAACGGCCTCATGGAATCTGAATTGACAAGATTTGCATGGGGCGGCTCACTGGCATTCAGGAAGGACCTTTTGGACGCGGAACATTTCAAGGCCTTTAAGGAATCAGTATCTGACGATATTGCAATAGCAAGGTCCGCTAAGGACAAAAAACTGAAGATACATTATGTCAAAGAAAGGCTTATGCAGGTAAACACCAATGACAATTTCAGCAGGTTCATGGAGTGGGCCAACCGGCAAACCGCATTGTCAATAAGCGGCAGCAGAAAAATATTCCAATACGGCGTGGTGATATATTCTGCAGACATACTGCTTATAGCATCATCTATAGCGCTTTCAATATACGTTTCGCCTGCACTTATAATACTATTTGCCCCGTTCGTTATAGGAATAGCTAAGAGCTATATGCGCGCAGGAAAAGCCTATCCAGACCTTTGGCTCATATACATATTTACGAATTTCATATACCTTTACAATCTGATTGCAGCATCGCGCATGCATACGATTACCTGGCGCGGCGGTTCCTACGAGCTTTAA